Proteins encoded together in one Salvelinus namaycush isolate Seneca chromosome 26, SaNama_1.0, whole genome shotgun sequence window:
- the LOC120021113 gene encoding histidine-rich glycoprotein-like — protein sequence MPTQPHHANTTTPCQHNHTMSMPTQPHHASTTTPCPCQHNHTTPTQPHHVHANTTTPCQHNHTMPTQPHHASTTTPCPCQHNHTMPAQPHHVHANTTTSHHTMPTQPHHTNTTTSHQHNHTMSMPTQPHHTMPTQPPQHNHITPCQHNHITPCQHNHPNTTTLQHANTTTPCQHNHTTPYHTNRTTPCQHNHTTPCQHNHRHHANTTTPCQQNHTTPTEPHHASTTTDTMPTQPHHANTTTPHQQNHTMPAQPQTPCQHNHTMPTQPHHTNRTTPCQHNHRHHANTTTPCQHNHTTPYHTNRTTPCRHNHSTPCQHNHRHHANTTTPHHTIPTEPHHADTTTDTMPTQPHHANTTTPHQQNHTMPAQPHHASTPHHANRPRRERSGG from the coding sequence ATGCCAACACAACCACACCATGCCAACACAACCACACCATGCCAGCACAACCACACCATGTCCATGCCAACACAACCACACCATGCCAGCACAACCACACCATGTCCATGCCAACACAACCACACCACCCCAACACAACCACACCATGTCCATGCCAACACAACCACACCATGCCAACACAACCACACCATGCCAACACAACCACACCATGCCAGCACAACCACACCATGTCCATGCCAACACAACCACACCATGCCAGCACAACCACACCATGTCCAtgccaacacaaccacatcacatcacaccaTGCCAACACaaccacaccacaccaacacaaccacatcacaccAGCACAACCACACCATGTCCAtgccaacacaaccacatcacaccATGCCAACACAACCACcccaacacaaccacatcacaccatgccaacacaaccacatcacaccATGCCAACACAACCACCCCAACACAACCACATTACAACATGCCAACACAACCACACCATGCCAGcacaaccacaccacaccataccataccaacAGAACCACACCATGCCAGcacaaccacaccacaccatGCCAACACAACCACAGACACCATGCCAACACAACCACACCATGCCAACAGAACCACACCACACCAACAGAACCACACCATGCCAGCACAACCACAGACACCATGCCAACACAACCACACCATGCCAACACAACCACACCACACCAACAGAACCACACCATGCCAGCACAACCACAGACACCATGCCAACACAACCACACCATGCCAACACAACCACACCACACCAACAGAACCACACCATGCCAACACAACCACAGACACCATGCCAACACAACCACACCATGCCAAcacaaccacaccacaccataccataccaacAGAACCACACCATGCCGACACAACCACAGCACACCATGCCAACACAACCACAGACACCATGCCAAcacaaccacaccacaccataccataccaacAGAACCACACCATGCCGACACAACCACAGACACCATGCCAACACAACCACACCATGCCAACACAACCACACCACACCAACAGAACCACACCATGCCAGCACAACCACACCATGCCAGCACACCACACCATGCCAACAGACccaggagggagaggagtggagggtag